The stretch of DNA TATGGAGGTCGACGTCGATCCCGCCGCGATGCAGGACGAGACCGACCACATCGCCGGCCTCGCGGGGAAGGAAGGCAGCCTGATTGCCGGCGCCATCGTCTCCTGCCGGCCGGAAGAGGAAGGCTTTGCCGCCTATCTCGAGCGGCAAAAAGCCGATCCCTTCGTCAAGGGGTTCCGCCGCGTGCTGCATGTCGTGCCCGACGACGTGTCGGAAGGTGCCCTGTTTCGCGAAAACATCCGCCGCATCGGCGGCAGCGGCCTGACCTTCGATCTCTGCACATTGCCGCACCAGGCGGGCCGCGTCACAGCCCTCGTCGATCTCGCGCCGGATGTGCAGTTCGTGCTCGATCATTGCGGCGTGCCAGATATTCGCTCCGATGCGTTCGAGCCGTGGAAGGCCGGTTTGTCGGAGATCGCCCGGCGGTCGAACGTCGTCTGCAAGGTCTCCGGTGTGGTTGCTTATGCCGACGCCAGGACATGGACGGCGCAGACGCTGCGGCCCTATATCGAGCATGTGATTGCGAGTTTCGGCTGGGATCGTGTCGTCTGGGGCAGCGACTGGCCGGTCTGCACGCTCGGCGGCGGCCTGTCCACCTGGGTCGCGGCAACCCATGCCGTGCTGTCCGGCAGCAGCGAGGCGGAGCGGGCGAAGCTGCTTTTCGCCAATGCACAGCGCCTTTGGTCGCTTTGACGTCACGAAATCACGTGATGTGCTGTGCCTTGTAAAAGTGCTACTTTGGCATGTCTTTTGCTTCTGTAAGGATGAAGCGACGCAATGTTTCGGTTTGGGACGACTTACCGCCGAGCAATTGCTAGCTTTAACCAACTCAGGTAAAAGTTGTCAGACACGGATTTGGC from Rhizobium sp. N324 encodes:
- a CDS encoding amidohydrolase family protein, whose translation is MLIDTHLHIIDRAALPYPWLSQVPDLDHDFLYETYAAEARRCGITTALHMEVDVDPAAMQDETDHIAGLAGKEGSLIAGAIVSCRPEEEGFAAYLERQKADPFVKGFRRVLHVVPDDVSEGALFRENIRRIGGSGLTFDLCTLPHQAGRVTALVDLAPDVQFVLDHCGVPDIRSDAFEPWKAGLSEIARRSNVVCKVSGVVAYADARTWTAQTLRPYIEHVIASFGWDRVVWGSDWPVCTLGGGLSTWVAATHAVLSGSSEAERAKLLFANAQRLWSL